In Brevibacillus brevis NBRC 100599, a single genomic region encodes these proteins:
- the dnaG gene encoding DNA primase, with protein MTGPTSDEFVNQVRAAVDIVDVVGEYVQLRKSGRAFLGLCPFHSEKSPSFNVNAERQFFHCFGCGAGGDIFSFLMKLEQLTFPEALHKLAERAGIAVPQPQQVEESPEKRMKHVMQEAHTFVSRLYHYVLTKTPYGAEAMKYLAKRGMSEATIAEYQIGFAPDSWDFVTQQLTKRGFSQELMVEAGLLARSDAGKIFDRFRGRIMFPIQDSQGNAIGFGGRLLQGSKHNSNQKSQPKYLNSPESLLFNKSATLFNLHRARPIIRKRKEALLFEGYVDVISAWQAGFTQGIATLGTALTEQQARILRRNTESVVLCYDGDAAGQEATSKAIHVLQQAGLIVRVAPLPQGVDPDDYIRQHGAEAFSQQVLLQAMPITAFRLKHLRSQFVIKDETDKARLIAKAVEIINELGSPVERDMYQRQLAEEYSLTLGDLKWESKRAYNQQKSERQRDKVTPAWNNSINNGKVTLAKTLPPAYHTAERMLLYYMMRNEEIAARVQQECSAHFQVDEHDALAAYLYAYYAEGNPEDPGKFIHYVQDDLLKQLASGLAMMECNNDVSELEIGDYIKQVNNYPKRAELERLRDEQRSLHLQAAAADSEDARKQLELQAAVTGMKILELENALKEG; from the coding sequence TGTCCGTTTCACTCTGAAAAGAGCCCTTCCTTCAACGTAAATGCAGAGCGACAGTTTTTTCATTGCTTTGGCTGTGGAGCAGGTGGGGACATCTTTTCCTTTTTAATGAAACTGGAGCAATTGACTTTTCCAGAGGCACTGCACAAATTGGCGGAGCGTGCCGGGATAGCTGTGCCCCAGCCGCAGCAAGTAGAGGAATCACCTGAAAAACGGATGAAGCATGTGATGCAAGAAGCGCATACGTTCGTTTCACGCCTCTACCACTACGTGCTTACGAAAACCCCGTATGGCGCAGAAGCGATGAAGTATCTCGCAAAGCGCGGAATGTCTGAGGCGACAATCGCCGAATACCAAATCGGGTTTGCCCCGGATTCCTGGGATTTCGTGACGCAGCAGTTGACAAAGCGGGGATTTTCACAGGAATTGATGGTGGAAGCAGGGTTATTGGCTAGAAGCGATGCAGGAAAAATCTTTGATCGCTTTCGAGGTCGTATCATGTTTCCGATTCAGGATTCCCAAGGTAACGCCATCGGATTTGGTGGGCGCTTACTGCAAGGATCGAAGCACAATTCCAATCAAAAGTCTCAACCCAAGTATCTGAATAGCCCGGAGAGCCTTTTGTTCAACAAAAGTGCTACGCTGTTTAATCTTCATCGTGCACGCCCCATCATTAGAAAGAGAAAAGAGGCGCTGTTGTTTGAAGGATATGTCGATGTCATATCGGCATGGCAGGCGGGTTTTACGCAAGGTATTGCCACTTTGGGAACAGCCTTGACGGAGCAGCAGGCCAGAATTCTTCGTCGCAATACAGAGTCAGTCGTACTCTGTTATGACGGAGATGCTGCAGGACAAGAAGCAACGAGCAAAGCGATTCACGTTTTGCAGCAAGCCGGTTTGATCGTTCGAGTAGCTCCGCTTCCACAAGGAGTGGACCCGGATGATTACATCCGCCAGCATGGGGCTGAAGCATTTTCCCAGCAGGTATTGTTACAGGCGATGCCAATTACGGCTTTCCGTCTGAAACATTTACGCAGTCAGTTCGTAATAAAAGATGAGACGGACAAAGCTCGCTTAATCGCGAAGGCGGTCGAGATCATCAATGAACTGGGCAGCCCGGTGGAACGGGACATGTATCAACGGCAATTGGCTGAAGAATACTCCCTTACTCTCGGTGATCTCAAATGGGAGTCCAAACGCGCCTACAATCAGCAAAAAAGTGAGCGCCAAAGGGATAAAGTGACGCCAGCATGGAATAATAGTATAAATAATGGCAAAGTTACGCTCGCGAAAACACTGCCACCCGCTTATCACACGGCTGAGCGCATGCTGCTTTACTACATGATGCGGAACGAAGAAATAGCCGCCCGCGTCCAGCAGGAATGCAGTGCCCACTTTCAGGTGGATGAACACGATGCGCTGGCTGCCTACCTGTACGCCTACTATGCAGAGGGAAACCCGGAAGACCCTGGAAAGTTTATACATTACGTGCAAGACGATTTGTTAAAGCAATTAGCCTCGGGATTGGCCATGATGGAGTGCAACAACGACGTATCTGAATTAGAGATCGGTGACTACATCAAACAAGTGAATAACTACCCGAAGCGTGCCGAGTTGGAACGATTGCGCGATGAGCAGCGGAGCTTACACCTCCAAGCGGCCGCAGCGGACAGCGAGGATGCGCGCAAACAACTTGAACTTCAAGCAGCCGTTACAGGGATGAAGATTCTTGAATTGGAAAATGCTTTAAAAGAAGGGTAG
- the rpoD gene encoding RNA polymerase sigma factor RpoD: protein MNKQNITSDMEATSIEQVKEQLVELGKKRGALSYKEITARLAGFEQDSDQMDEFFEYLGDQGIEINNNENEDDDDEVDQMIIKDEDNEEFDFDDLSVPPGIKINDPVRMYLKEIGRVPLLSAEEEIKLAQRIEQGDEEAKRRLAEANLRLVVSIAKRYVGRGMLFLDLIQEGNMGLIKAVEKFDYRKGYKFSTYATWWIRQAITRAIADQARTIRIPVHMVETINKLIRVSRQLLQELGREPMPEEIAEKMDLTPEKVREIMKIAQEPVSLETPIGEEDDSHLGDFIEDQDALEPSDAAAYELLKEQLEDVLDTLTDREENVLRLRFGLDDGRTRTLEEVGKVFGVTRERIRQIEAKALRKLRHPSRSKRLKDFLE from the coding sequence ATGAACAAGCAAAATATTACTTCCGACATGGAAGCAACGTCCATCGAACAAGTGAAGGAACAGTTGGTCGAATTAGGCAAGAAACGCGGCGCATTGTCGTATAAGGAGATTACTGCTCGTTTGGCAGGTTTTGAGCAGGATTCTGATCAAATGGATGAGTTTTTTGAATATCTAGGTGATCAAGGCATTGAGATTAACAACAATGAGAATGAAGATGACGACGATGAAGTCGATCAAATGATCATCAAAGACGAGGACAACGAAGAATTTGATTTTGACGATCTCTCCGTTCCGCCTGGAATTAAGATCAATGACCCTGTACGGATGTATCTGAAGGAAATTGGTCGAGTTCCTCTGCTCTCCGCAGAAGAGGAGATTAAACTAGCGCAGCGAATTGAACAAGGTGATGAGGAAGCCAAAAGACGTCTGGCTGAGGCGAACTTGCGATTGGTAGTATCGATTGCGAAGCGTTATGTAGGACGTGGTATGCTCTTCCTCGACTTGATTCAAGAAGGGAACATGGGTCTGATTAAAGCGGTGGAAAAGTTTGACTATCGCAAAGGCTACAAGTTCAGTACGTATGCGACCTGGTGGATTCGCCAAGCGATTACCCGTGCCATTGCAGACCAAGCTAGAACGATCCGGATTCCGGTTCATATGGTGGAAACCATCAATAAATTAATCCGCGTTTCCCGTCAGCTTCTGCAAGAGCTAGGTCGTGAACCTATGCCAGAAGAAATCGCTGAAAAAATGGATCTCACTCCGGAAAAAGTTCGGGAAATCATGAAGATTGCTCAAGAACCAGTATCCCTGGAGACTCCAATTGGGGAAGAAGACGATTCCCACTTAGGTGATTTCATTGAGGATCAGGATGCATTGGAGCCATCTGATGCAGCTGCCTATGAACTTTTGAAAGAACAGTTGGAAGACGTTTTGGATACATTAACAGACCGGGAAGAAAATGTACTGCGTCTGCGTTTCGGGTTAGATGACGGACGTACACGGACGTTAGAAGAAGTAGGCAAAGTGTTTGGTGTAACCCGTGAACGGATTCGTCAGATCGAAGCAAAAGCTCTTCGCAAATTGCGTCATCCGAGTAGAAGTAAACGCTTAAAAGATTTCTTAGAATAA
- a CDS encoding acyl-CoA dehydrogenase family protein codes for MNFDLTSEQQMLKKMIREFADEVVAPEADERDQTKQFPVGIFKQMSELNLMGLPFSEKYGGAGADSTSFAIVVEELSRACGSTGITYSAHISLGGAPLALFGTEEQKLNYLSKICSGESFGAFGLTEPNAGSDAGGTRTNAILADGEWTINGSKCFITNASYASFLALTAVTDKEQGSRGITAFIVPTDTPGFQVLANYEKLGLHSSNTTELVLENVRVPEENVLGKRGEGFKQFLITLDGGRIGIGAMAVGIAQAAYDKALQYSKQRTAFGNSLSHFQAIQHKLADMAMHIELARTMVYKAAWLKDHGRKFTKEAAMAKLYASEIAMSATHQAIQIHGGYGYMREYQVERFFRDARLLEIGEGTSEILRNVIAREIGC; via the coding sequence ATGAACTTCGATTTGACTTCAGAACAACAAATGTTAAAAAAAATGATACGCGAATTTGCTGATGAGGTAGTGGCACCGGAAGCAGATGAACGCGATCAAACTAAACAATTTCCTGTCGGAATATTCAAGCAGATGAGCGAACTGAACTTGATGGGCCTTCCCTTCTCTGAGAAATACGGGGGTGCGGGAGCCGATTCCACGAGTTTTGCGATCGTTGTGGAAGAGCTAAGTCGTGCATGTGGCTCTACAGGAATTACGTATTCGGCGCATATCTCGTTAGGTGGCGCTCCACTGGCTTTGTTTGGAACAGAAGAGCAAAAGCTGAACTATTTAAGCAAAATTTGTTCTGGCGAAAGCTTTGGTGCGTTTGGATTGACCGAACCAAATGCAGGGTCTGATGCAGGCGGTACGAGGACGAATGCGATCTTAGCAGATGGGGAGTGGACGATTAACGGCTCCAAATGCTTCATTACCAATGCCTCCTATGCTTCGTTTCTCGCCTTGACAGCTGTGACTGACAAAGAGCAGGGCTCACGAGGTATTACTGCTTTTATCGTTCCGACTGATACACCTGGCTTTCAGGTGTTGGCGAACTATGAAAAGCTCGGCTTGCACAGCTCCAATACGACGGAGCTCGTTCTTGAAAATGTCCGCGTGCCAGAGGAAAACGTCCTTGGGAAGCGGGGAGAAGGCTTCAAGCAGTTTCTCATTACACTTGATGGTGGGCGAATCGGGATCGGAGCTATGGCAGTAGGAATTGCACAGGCTGCCTACGACAAGGCGTTGCAATACTCCAAGCAGCGTACGGCTTTTGGCAATTCCTTGAGTCATTTTCAAGCGATCCAGCACAAGCTGGCGGATATGGCGATGCATATAGAGCTGGCGAGAACGATGGTGTATAAAGCAGCGTGGTTGAAAGATCATGGTCGCAAATTTACGAAAGAAGCAGCAATGGCAAAATTGTATGCTTCGGAGATTGCCATGTCTGCTACACATCAGGCTATTCAGATTCACGGTGGGTATGGTTATATGCGGGAGTATCAGGTAGAACGATTTTTCCGCGATGCCCGACTGTTAGAGATCGGCGAGGGGACTTCAGAGATTTTACGTAATGTCATCGCAAGAGAAATCGGGTGCTAG
- a CDS encoding S8 family peptidase: MKKRTGKWWAMGLLSSALVMSVFTGVGAASNDSLNEFDTERVLIQSDSDVKTGYFAGPLEVRHDFGEDGFTLDVNSDQLDQLKSDPNVKITVLQKLKIAEYIEEDQASALEVSPAAVVPWGIKAIYKNQSLSATTGGADVRVAVLDTGVYTQHQDLTANAEQCNDFTQSSSPVVTGACNDAHGHGTHVAGTVLADGGNGAGIYGVAPDAKLWAYKVLDDSGSGYEDDIAYAIRYAADQSAQLGVKTIISMSLGSSGKSTLMESAITYANQKGVLVVAAAGNSGPTVNSIGYPGALVNTVAVAALENVQQNGTYRVADFSSRGKSGQAGDYVIQERDVEVSAPGRAIQSTWNNGGYNSISGTSMATPHISGLAAKIWASNPSWSSQDVRVELQKRAKGNDIKGGSNATVGDDIASGFGFPTVQSGDQ, translated from the coding sequence TTGAAAAAAAGAACCGGCAAGTGGTGGGCAATGGGATTACTCTCTTCGGCGCTAGTGATGAGTGTCTTCACAGGAGTGGGGGCAGCCAGTAACGACTCGCTCAATGAATTTGATACTGAACGGGTATTAATTCAATCAGATTCGGATGTGAAAACCGGTTATTTTGCTGGACCTTTGGAAGTACGCCATGATTTTGGTGAAGATGGCTTTACCCTCGATGTAAATAGTGATCAACTTGACCAACTGAAAAGCGATCCCAATGTAAAAATCACCGTATTGCAAAAATTAAAGATCGCTGAGTATATAGAAGAAGATCAAGCAAGTGCGCTAGAGGTCTCTCCTGCGGCAGTCGTTCCGTGGGGAATTAAAGCAATCTATAAAAACCAATCCCTCTCCGCTACAACTGGCGGTGCAGATGTTCGTGTTGCAGTCCTGGATACTGGCGTGTATACGCAGCACCAGGACCTAACCGCGAACGCAGAGCAGTGCAACGATTTCACGCAATCTTCTTCGCCTGTTGTTACTGGTGCTTGCAATGATGCGCATGGTCATGGAACACACGTCGCCGGAACTGTTCTCGCTGACGGCGGCAATGGCGCAGGTATTTATGGTGTAGCACCAGATGCAAAGCTATGGGCATATAAAGTACTGGATGACTCTGGATCCGGCTATGAGGATGACATTGCCTATGCTATTCGTTACGCTGCTGACCAATCCGCTCAATTAGGCGTGAAAACGATCATCTCTATGTCTCTTGGCTCTAGCGGTAAGAGTACCCTTATGGAAAGTGCCATCACGTATGCAAACCAAAAAGGTGTATTAGTCGTCGCAGCGGCTGGTAACTCCGGACCGACAGTGAATAGCATTGGCTACCCTGGAGCATTAGTGAATACAGTAGCCGTAGCAGCGTTGGAGAATGTTCAACAAAACGGAACCTACCGTGTAGCTGACTTCTCTTCTCGTGGCAAGAGCGGGCAAGCGGGAGACTACGTGATTCAAGAGCGTGATGTGGAAGTATCAGCACCAGGACGCGCTATTCAGTCTACATGGAATAACGGAGGTTATAATTCCATCAGCGGAACTTCCATGGCAACTCCACACATTTCCGGTTTGGCTGCGAAAATCTGGGCATCCAATCCATCTTGGAGCTCTCAAGATGTTCGTGTAGAATTGCAAAAACGCGCGAAAGGAAATGACATCAAAGGTGGCTCAAACGCTACTGTAGGGGACGATATCGCGAGTGGATTTGGTTTCCCAACTGTACAATCTGGCGATCAATAA
- a CDS encoding tRNA (adenine(22)-N(1))-methyltransferase: MTSVSISKRLQTIARYCPEGARVADIGSDHALLASYLLVKGIASFVIAGELNEGPFQAAKKQIHTLQVKDRASVRKGNGLAVLQPGEADVVCIAGMGGQLIVSILEAGKDKLEGVQRLILQPNVGEEAVRLWMIENGWQLIAESILQEDGVIYEILVAERGNPTLPYEGKDRTQQELLRIGPFLWVEKSEVLQAKWLHEHEKWQKIIVQLKRSDKPEAAERIKEIEAEVKWIDEVIACLRTDKQ, encoded by the coding sequence ATGACATCAGTATCAATATCCAAGCGGCTACAAACAATTGCCCGCTATTGTCCAGAAGGAGCCCGCGTCGCCGACATCGGGTCGGATCATGCGTTGTTGGCTTCTTATTTGCTTGTAAAAGGAATTGCTTCTTTCGTGATCGCTGGCGAATTGAATGAAGGGCCTTTTCAAGCGGCAAAAAAACAAATACATACATTGCAGGTAAAAGATCGCGCTTCGGTACGTAAAGGAAACGGGCTCGCGGTATTACAACCTGGGGAAGCAGATGTGGTCTGCATTGCTGGGATGGGCGGACAATTGATCGTTTCCATTTTGGAAGCAGGAAAAGACAAACTGGAAGGTGTGCAACGCCTGATTCTGCAACCAAACGTAGGGGAAGAAGCGGTTCGCCTGTGGATGATAGAGAATGGTTGGCAGTTAATCGCGGAATCCATATTGCAAGAAGACGGCGTGATTTATGAGATTCTCGTCGCAGAACGAGGCAATCCTACCTTGCCTTATGAGGGCAAAGATCGTACGCAGCAAGAGCTCCTGCGCATTGGTCCATTTCTTTGGGTGGAAAAATCAGAGGTATTACAAGCGAAGTGGCTACATGAGCATGAAAAATGGCAAAAGATCATCGTTCAATTAAAGCGTTCGGACAAGCCGGAAGCAGCAGAACGAATCAAAGAAATCGAAGCAGAAGTAAAATGGATCGATGAGGTGATCGCATGCTTGCGCACGGACAAACAGTAA
- a CDS encoding Nif3-like dinuclear metal center hexameric protein: MLAHGQTVIQYVERLAPKSLAMEGDKIGLHVGTLQKKVKKVMIALDVLESVVEEAIAEGVDLIVAHHAVIYRPLKHLRTDLAAGRVFEKLIKHDIAVYTAHTNLDVAYGGMNDWLAEAVGLTNVDVLDVLSREAWKKLVVFVPATHKEVVFSALAEAGAGHVGNYSHCSFQTEGTGTFLPGEGTNPHIGSTGQLEKVEEVRIEMIVPASRQSAVVKAMLAAHPYEEVAYDIIPLEQSGTAYGIGRIGTLPEPLTLREFALLVKERFSLHGLRVVGDLDATVKKVAVVGGDGSSFVSKAIFKGADVYLTGDIGYHTAHDAQAEGLSIVDAGHNIEKIMKEKLATILLEQLQANGYETEVIPSRVHTDPFQFV; this comes from the coding sequence ATGCTTGCGCACGGACAAACAGTAATCCAATATGTAGAACGTCTTGCACCTAAATCGTTGGCGATGGAAGGCGACAAGATTGGCCTTCATGTTGGCACCTTGCAAAAAAAGGTAAAAAAAGTGATGATCGCACTAGACGTACTAGAATCTGTGGTGGAGGAAGCAATCGCAGAGGGTGTAGACCTGATTGTGGCTCACCATGCCGTTATATATCGACCACTGAAACACCTTAGGACAGATCTCGCCGCAGGACGTGTGTTCGAAAAGCTGATCAAGCATGACATCGCGGTATATACAGCCCATACCAATTTGGATGTTGCGTATGGGGGGATGAACGATTGGCTCGCAGAAGCGGTTGGACTCACTAATGTAGATGTACTGGATGTTCTTTCAAGAGAGGCTTGGAAGAAGCTCGTCGTATTCGTGCCCGCTACTCATAAGGAAGTGGTGTTTTCCGCACTTGCTGAAGCGGGGGCAGGGCATGTAGGCAACTATAGCCACTGTTCTTTTCAGACAGAAGGCACCGGAACCTTTTTACCAGGGGAAGGAACGAATCCCCATATCGGTTCGACAGGTCAATTGGAAAAAGTAGAGGAAGTTCGGATCGAGATGATTGTTCCTGCCTCCAGGCAATCGGCTGTGGTTAAAGCAATGCTTGCTGCCCATCCCTACGAAGAAGTCGCTTACGACATCATTCCTTTGGAGCAGTCCGGAACTGCATACGGAATTGGGCGAATCGGTACTCTGCCTGAACCACTGACGCTCCGAGAGTTTGCTTTGCTCGTCAAAGAACGATTCTCCCTCCACGGCCTACGCGTAGTTGGCGACTTGGATGCGACAGTCAAAAAAGTAGCGGTAGTAGGTGGAGACGGAAGCTCCTTTGTTTCCAAAGCCATTTTTAAAGGCGCGGATGTTTATTTAACAGGAGACATTGGTTATCACACTGCACACGATGCGCAAGCAGAAGGCTTGTCGATCGTAGATGCTGGTCACAATATCGAAAAAATCATGAAGGAAAAGCTGGCGACTATCTTGCTTGAACAATTGCAGGCAAATGGTTACGAAACAGAGGTTATTCCTTCGCGCGTGCACACAGATCCGTTCCAGTTTGTTTAA
- a CDS encoding S-layer homology domain-containing protein, translating into MQKLIRTISCGLLTLSLLTPGVASAAGGLLPYNDISKHWARNAIIQGVQLGLFEAGPNVPKFYPNRDMTRAEFLVMIDRLYYGGQYQIYPLTFLSEHSEWARAEGFQEPYLPYKDVDRLTWMYKPTLRISTILDRLYGPNAIQYIFPGEMMKPNQPITKEEAAKILQMFTMSPDSKNAWEEVRSWGWLEGEKTERVKRGDAAVAADRMVNYFLQDGIMPLLDYDGKKFPMVPDLEEVLPLFATYADPKTTEEQIYVDAAAAIRSRNDSEETFEQLRKLADDSFPNQVGVHYLLSWNPETPIETNLEEAFLSIDAYFEDKIILPETLGLLSANVYDIALQLGNKDQSQYKKVLDRLSAYEQKVKQDSKEWESLAMYLGALEIRSGQVDLALARYKRFADRSPEALLNTSYYYLQEGRMQEAEEVLAAMKPKASDSRMNQLHKMLRQEFASLKDQPAIISDLGYSLRKLDNADTYQVKGEAVLSGLTFSYTQDVNKEKQISRISGSYQSPQKLISDKLLSYTDGKTNTQYSYDTDRQTWDKSRTDKVDFLHEWVGAVKVADRAKELHARYYKQSYGKYDVITEWIPGSMLVEKSKKVTLGQGKVKEVPLFMNKYYIDRASDQIVKHTWRYEEIYEGDGYVAYSGTDNYDFTSNVAFSIPDDVRKGVAP; encoded by the coding sequence GTGCAAAAACTAATCCGGACAATTTCTTGTGGATTACTGACATTAAGCTTACTCACCCCCGGCGTCGCTTCAGCGGCTGGGGGCTTATTGCCATACAATGACATCAGCAAGCACTGGGCGAGAAATGCAATCATTCAAGGCGTGCAGCTCGGTTTGTTTGAGGCTGGTCCAAATGTTCCGAAGTTTTACCCAAATCGTGACATGACACGTGCGGAATTTCTCGTCATGATCGATCGGCTTTATTACGGGGGGCAGTATCAGATCTATCCGCTTACTTTCTTATCCGAGCATTCGGAGTGGGCGCGGGCAGAAGGTTTTCAGGAACCGTATTTGCCGTATAAAGACGTTGACCGTCTAACCTGGATGTACAAACCAACATTGCGCATCTCCACGATCTTGGATAGACTGTACGGCCCAAATGCGATTCAGTACATTTTTCCCGGTGAGATGATGAAGCCGAATCAGCCGATCACCAAAGAAGAAGCTGCCAAGATATTGCAAATGTTCACCATGTCTCCAGATAGTAAAAATGCGTGGGAAGAAGTGCGTTCGTGGGGATGGCTAGAGGGAGAAAAAACGGAACGAGTGAAGCGAGGAGATGCTGCGGTCGCAGCTGATCGCATGGTGAATTATTTCCTTCAGGATGGAATCATGCCTCTGCTGGATTACGACGGGAAAAAGTTCCCCATGGTCCCGGATCTCGAAGAGGTATTGCCATTATTCGCAACCTATGCAGATCCCAAAACAACAGAAGAACAGATTTATGTAGATGCGGCTGCCGCTATTCGCAGTAGAAATGATAGTGAAGAGACATTTGAACAGTTACGCAAGCTGGCGGATGACTCCTTCCCCAATCAAGTCGGTGTTCACTATTTACTGAGCTGGAATCCTGAAACACCGATTGAAACCAATCTGGAGGAAGCTTTTCTTTCTATCGACGCTTACTTCGAAGACAAAATCATTCTCCCGGAAACACTCGGGCTGTTGAGTGCCAATGTGTACGATATCGCCTTGCAGCTAGGGAACAAGGATCAAAGCCAATACAAAAAAGTGCTTGACCGACTTAGTGCTTATGAACAAAAAGTGAAGCAGGATTCCAAAGAATGGGAATCGCTCGCCATGTATTTGGGGGCACTGGAAATCAGGAGTGGTCAGGTAGACCTGGCGCTGGCTCGATACAAGCGATTTGCCGACAGGAGCCCGGAGGCATTGTTGAATACTTCCTACTATTATTTGCAGGAAGGACGTATGCAGGAAGCTGAAGAGGTTCTTGCTGCGATGAAACCGAAAGCGTCAGACAGCAGAATGAATCAGTTGCACAAAATGTTGCGTCAAGAGTTTGCATCGTTAAAAGATCAGCCAGCTATTATTTCTGATTTGGGGTACTCTTTGCGGAAGTTGGACAATGCCGACACCTATCAAGTGAAGGGTGAAGCGGTGTTGAGTGGATTGACGTTCTCATACACGCAGGATGTTAACAAGGAAAAGCAAATAAGCAGGATATCCGGCTCTTATCAATCTCCGCAAAAACTAATATCAGACAAGCTGCTCTCCTATACAGATGGGAAAACAAACACGCAATACTCGTACGATACGGATCGGCAGACATGGGACAAGAGTAGAACGGACAAAGTGGACTTTTTGCACGAGTGGGTTGGTGCTGTCAAGGTAGCCGATCGTGCCAAGGAGCTTCATGCACGCTACTACAAGCAATCATACGGGAAGTATGATGTCATTACAGAGTGGATTCCGGGCTCCATGCTGGTAGAGAAATCAAAGAAGGTTACGCTCGGACAGGGAAAAGTGAAAGAGGTTCCCTTGTTCATGAACAAGTATTATATTGATCGAGCTAGCGACCAAATTGTCAAACATACATGGCGTTATGAAGAAATTTATGAGGGCGACGGATACGTAGCCTATTCGGGTACCGACAATTACGACTTTACAAGCAATGTTGCATTCTCGATACCTGATGATGTTCGAAAAGGGGTGGCGCCATGA
- a CDS encoding S41 family peptidase: MKRFSQWAVAAVLLLTTVLPVQAAEYPFEETEEVFQHVMQSHLSKPVAKQLVKGALEVVSEQANQKKQLQFKVSEEDDTWDELELRLVEWQKKGGFDTPTMNTWAIDGMLSTLDDPHSVFFTQDELRLFQSDVENQFVGFGFRLRRQNDHIIIREIVPNSPAAASPLQRGDQLIKVNETSLVGKSFEEAYAYLRGNEGTEAVLTVYRPSDKREHQIKLKRASMTLPEAEGQMFSKGAVGYISLETFGSEGAIQVRDKLAELSRVQKPLSGLVLDLRDNGGGYLSTARDIASLFMEEGLLMYTTNRNGVEVETWVRNGQDIGIPVRILVNGGTASASELLSGALRDHGIAKLVGTKTFGKGSAQQVIPLSDGDALKLTLNEYFTPKHTVVNHVGLQPDMVVEDYGAQVVEALHSLNVNTWELSDAEGDTVINGIPFPTVDPLFKQTPQGLQIRAAVLSHLLDDPSIGEKDYVALAPYLKKYPALKQQTKNGINTLTFTS; encoded by the coding sequence ATGAAACGATTTAGTCAATGGGCAGTAGCAGCTGTACTGCTACTCACAACTGTTCTTCCTGTGCAAGCGGCAGAGTATCCTTTCGAAGAAACAGAAGAAGTATTCCAGCACGTCATGCAGAGCCACTTGAGCAAACCGGTAGCCAAACAATTGGTAAAAGGGGCTCTAGAGGTGGTCAGTGAGCAGGCTAATCAGAAAAAACAACTTCAATTCAAAGTTTCTGAAGAAGATGACACCTGGGACGAGTTGGAATTGAGGCTTGTAGAATGGCAGAAAAAAGGCGGGTTTGATACGCCGACGATGAACACTTGGGCGATTGATGGAATGCTCTCTACACTCGACGACCCACACAGCGTATTTTTTACGCAAGATGAACTGCGTTTGTTCCAATCTGACGTTGAGAATCAATTCGTTGGATTTGGTTTTCGTCTCCGGCGGCAAAATGATCATATTATCATCCGTGAAATCGTTCCGAATTCTCCAGCAGCAGCTTCTCCCTTGCAACGAGGCGATCAATTGATCAAAGTCAATGAGACCTCGCTGGTCGGAAAGTCTTTTGAAGAAGCGTATGCTTATTTGAGGGGTAACGAAGGGACTGAAGCCGTTCTTACTGTATATCGTCCATCTGATAAACGGGAGCACCAGATAAAGTTGAAGCGTGCCTCGATGACCTTGCCGGAAGCGGAAGGACAGATGTTTTCGAAGGGCGCAGTTGGCTATATCAGTCTGGAAACATTCGGATCAGAAGGAGCCATCCAGGTAAGGGATAAGCTTGCTGAACTATCCCGTGTGCAAAAGCCGTTGTCCGGATTGGTGTTAGACCTGCGGGATAATGGCGGGGGATACTTGTCCACAGCGCGGGATATCGCGAGCCTCTTTATGGAAGAAGGCTTGCTCATGTATACCACGAATCGCAATGGGGTAGAGGTAGAGACGTGGGTACGAAATGGGCAGGATATCGGCATTCCAGTGCGAATTTTGGTAAACGGCGGAACCGCTTCTGCATCTGAGCTGTTGTCAGGTGCGCTGCGTGATCATGGCATCGCCAAACTTGTGGGTACCAAGACATTTGGAAAAGGAAGTGCCCAACAAGTTATTCCTTTGTCAGACGGCGACGCACTCAAGCTCACATTGAATGAATATTTTACCCCTAAGCATACTGTGGTGAATCACGTAGGGCTGCAACCGGATATGGTTGTGGAGGATTATGGAGCACAAGTAGTAGAAGCTCTCCATTCATTGAACGTCAATACGTGGGAACTGAGTGACGCAGAAGGCGATACCGTCATCAATGGAATTCCTTTCCCTACGGTAGATCCTCTCTTTAAACAAACGCCTCAAGGGCTGCAAATCCGAGCTGCTGTACTTTCGCATTTGCTGGATGATCCGTCCATTGGCGAGAAAGATTACGTAGCACTTGCTCCATATTTGAAGAAGTACCCTGCACTAAAACAGCAAACGAAAAATGGTATCAACACTCTCACATTTACTTCGTGA